In a single window of the Patescibacteria group bacterium genome:
- the porA gene encoding pyruvate ferredoxin oxidoreductase, whose amino-acid sequence MQRKILEGSQAVSHTINNIKPAVISAYPITPQTHIVEDLAKLKADGKATYEYVRAESEFAAASIVTGASATGVRTYTATSSQGILLMTEVLYNIAGMRLPIVLTCANRGVSAPITIWNDHQDAMSVRDSGWIMLFAENHQEAVEQHIMAYKIAEQVKIPVMVNIDGFVLTHSYEPVVIPSTAEIKKYLPDYKPAKGEHLDVMNPTTFGAFAPPHSYMEIRQELYDDLQSSLTTIKKEYELYKKVLGEASKQDEHQSKVNNGLIEYYGPKNPKILLVAMGSVVGTIKDVVDEKSKEFSMAGNVGVLKIKTFRPFPAEEVLKIVKKVKYVAVLEKAVSLGSEGPLTLEVKSAVQNKTIAKVQNFVVGLGGRDITKDMIKKIVADVKKKNSKIEFIGK is encoded by the coding sequence ATGCAACGAAAAATACTAGAGGGTTCACAAGCAGTCTCTCACACAATAAACAACATAAAACCAGCTGTAATTTCAGCCTACCCGATTACCCCTCAAACTCACATTGTTGAAGATTTGGCGAAATTAAAGGCAGACGGGAAAGCTACTTATGAATACGTTCGAGCTGAATCAGAGTTCGCCGCTGCCTCAATCGTTACTGGAGCTTCAGCAACAGGAGTTAGAACATACACAGCAACAAGTTCTCAAGGGATTCTTCTTATGACCGAAGTTCTCTACAATATCGCTGGGATGCGTCTCCCTATCGTTCTCACTTGTGCTAACCGTGGTGTTTCTGCCCCAATTACTATTTGGAATGATCACCAAGATGCGATGTCTGTTAGAGATTCTGGTTGGATAATGCTTTTTGCTGAAAATCACCAAGAAGCGGTCGAACAACACATTATGGCCTACAAAATTGCCGAACAAGTGAAAATACCCGTTATGGTAAATATCGACGGTTTTGTTTTAACTCATTCTTATGAACCAGTTGTTATTCCAAGTACAGCCGAAATTAAAAAATACCTACCAGACTATAAGCCAGCCAAGGGAGAACATCTTGATGTCATGAATCCAACAACTTTTGGAGCATTCGCTCCCCCACACTCTTACATGGAAATAAGACAAGAGCTATATGATGACTTGCAAAGTTCGCTTACAACTATTAAAAAAGAATACGAACTATATAAAAAAGTTTTAGGTGAAGCTTCCAAACAAGATGAACACCAAAGTAAAGTAAACAACGGTCTTATTGAATATTATGGTCCAAAAAATCCAAAAATACTTTTAGTTGCAATGGGCTCTGTGGTCGGGACAATCAAAGACGTTGTTGATGAAAAAAGTAAAGAATTTTCAATGGCCGGGAATGTTGGTGTCCTGAAAATAAAAACATTCCGACCATTCCCAGCAGAAGAAGTTCTAAAAATAGTCAAAAAAGTAAAATACGTCGCTGTTTTAGAAAAAGCAGTTTCACTAGGATCCGAAGGACCCCTAACCCTCGAAGTAAAATCAGCCGTTCAAAACAAAACAATAGCAAAAGTCCAAAATTTTGTAGTCGGACTTGGCGGAAGAGATATTACAAAAGATATGATTAAAAAGATTGTAGCTGATGTAAAAAAGAAAAACAGCAAAATTGAGTTTATTGGTAAATAA
- a CDS encoding pilin: MRLKSKTILAALFFGLLIVFSGTINTAFAEVKPLDLQVSIPGATGASVSNGGKTIKFDRKTTAIGEYIKNIYNYAISIVGIVATIMLLFGGFTWLTAGGSGEKVGKARDIIFGSLTGLVLALTSYTLLTMVNPDLVNFKIQKIKTPEDTSSGLGACDRCTVLGNTGTCVTRSCVIVFEKENCDGTYLGTNKSTIIANCNDGEVFYNNHEYELSGRMEADMENNTGGASGG; this comes from the coding sequence ATGCGTTTAAAAAGTAAAACTATTCTTGCTGCATTATTTTTTGGATTGTTAATTGTATTTTCTGGAACCATTAATACCGCTTTTGCAGAAGTTAAGCCACTTGACCTTCAAGTCTCGATTCCTGGAGCAACAGGCGCTTCAGTTAGCAATGGCGGAAAGACTATCAAGTTCGACAGGAAGACAACTGCCATTGGAGAATATATTAAAAATATTTACAATTATGCCATTAGTATCGTTGGAATCGTCGCTACTATTATGTTACTGTTTGGAGGATTTACTTGGTTAACAGCTGGAGGAAGTGGAGAGAAGGTTGGAAAAGCGAGAGATATAATATTTGGCTCCCTAACTGGATTAGTTCTTGCTCTAACTTCATATACACTATTAACAATGGTAAATCCTGATTTGGTTAATTTTAAGATCCAGAAAATAAAGACTCCGGAAGATACTAGTTCTGGGCTTGGTGCATGTGATAGATGCACTGTTCTAGGGAATACCGGGACCTGTGTTACAAGGAGCTGTGTTATTGTTTTTGAAAAGGAAAACTGCGATGGAACTTACCTTGGAACCAACAAAAGCACAATTATAGCAAACTGCAATGACGGTGAGGTTTTTTACAATAACCATGAATATGAGTTAAGTGGTCGCATGGAAGCTGACATGGAAAATAATACTGGTGGAGCGAGTGGTGGATGA
- a CDS encoding pilin, with product MKLRNKIKLIIFLSSFLLLFFVNINISFALDLQVDIPGQEALDFNGTTKPIGQYISNLYNYAISIVGIVATIMLMFGGFTWLTAGGSGEKVGKARDMIFGSLTGLVLALTSYTILTMVNPDLVNFKIQKIQPPEVKFTQPVDPNALGTQNINGCCLSGNINWTGCKNLSKYDCTVAGHSGAVTQFFQNAKCIEDYMSGTTQIWECKATYVSPAAVNVDGCIIVNPGDCM from the coding sequence ATGAAATTAAGAAATAAAATAAAATTAATAATATTCTTATCTAGTTTTTTGCTTTTATTTTTTGTTAATATAAATATTTCATTTGCCTTGGATTTACAAGTAGACATTCCTGGTCAAGAAGCTTTGGATTTTAATGGAACAACTAAACCAATTGGACAATATATAAGTAACCTTTACAACTACGCAATAAGCATAGTTGGAATAGTTGCTACTATAATGTTAATGTTTGGTGGTTTTACTTGGTTAACAGCTGGGGGAAGTGGAGAAAAAGTTGGGAAAGCGAGAGATATGATATTTGGCTCTTTAACTGGTCTAGTTCTAGCACTAACTTCCTATACAATATTAACAATGGTAAATCCTGATTTGGTTAATTTCAAGATACAGAAAATACAACCGCCTGAGGTGAAGTTTACACAACCCGTAGATCCCAATGCCCTAGGCACTCAAAATATTAATGGTTGCTGTCTTAGTGGCAATATAAATTGGACTGGATGCAAAAATTTGAGTAAATACGATTGTACAGTGGCTGGTCATAGTGGCGCTGTCACACAATTTTTTCAAAATGCAAAATGCATAGAAGACTATATGTCTGGAACAACTCAAATATGGGAATGCAAAGCTACTTATGTTTCCCCAGCCGCGGTCAATGTTGATGGATGTATTATCGTCAACCCTGGAGATTGTATGTAA
- a CDS encoding DUF2283 domain-containing protein has product MIYDAETNIACIEVSTGTIDHTVELGNFIIHVSKTKIPILIEILEASNFVGQFNKNEAEAMEKLKKVLPANLFELKT; this is encoded by the coding sequence ATGATTTACGACGCTGAAACAAATATTGCTTGTATAGAAGTATCAACTGGAACAATTGATCATACTGTTGAGCTTGGAAATTTTATAATACATGTTTCTAAAACAAAAATACCAATATTAATAGAAATTTTAGAAGCTAGTAATTTTGTCGGCCAATTCAATAAAAACGAGGCCGAGGCCATGGAGAAATTAAAGAAAGTATTGCCGGCCAATCTATTTGAACTAAAAACATAA
- a CDS encoding thiamine pyrophosphate-dependent enzyme yields the protein MSKTLIKKTRQKDNIEMLNSGHRACAGCGQLIAAKAVAETLGPDTIIANATGCLEVTTTPYPQSAWGMPWIHSVFENAAAVASGVQAALKQQGKTKKVKVVAQGGDGGTFDIGFGLISGMWERGEDILYVAYDNEAYANTGIQASGATPWAASTTTTPSGSGNTIDAIGSHQQKKDMIAIALGHGLKYVAQSTVGYLEDIKAKVKKAVEVEGPAYIQILVPCVPGWKTEPNQTLKIGKLAAQTGLYPLLEYENGELTKAMKVGDKNPKVEEYLKTQGRFAHLFKTKQGKEQIKYIQELANKNIEKYGLK from the coding sequence ATGTCAAAAACATTAATCAAAAAAACACGACAAAAAGATAATATCGAAATGCTTAATTCAGGTCACCGTGCTTGTGCTGGTTGTGGTCAGTTAATCGCTGCTAAGGCAGTAGCTGAAACTCTTGGGCCAGATACCATCATCGCGAACGCGACCGGTTGTTTAGAGGTAACTACTACTCCCTACCCACAAAGCGCTTGGGGAATGCCTTGGATTCATTCAGTGTTTGAAAACGCGGCTGCTGTTGCTTCCGGAGTACAAGCTGCTCTAAAACAACAAGGTAAAACCAAGAAAGTTAAAGTCGTCGCTCAAGGTGGTGATGGTGGAACTTTTGATATCGGTTTTGGTCTTATTTCAGGAATGTGGGAACGTGGTGAAGACATTCTCTATGTCGCCTACGACAACGAAGCCTACGCCAATACCGGCATTCAAGCCTCTGGGGCGACCCCGTGGGCGGCAAGCACTACAACCACACCATCCGGCTCAGGCAATACCATTGACGCTATTGGCTCCCATCAGCAAAAAAAGGATATGATAGCCATTGCTCTCGGCCATGGCCTAAAATATGTAGCCCAATCAACAGTTGGCTATCTCGAAGATATCAAAGCGAAAGTTAAAAAGGCCGTTGAAGTAGAGGGACCAGCCTACATCCAAATACTAGTCCCTTGCGTTCCTGGTTGGAAAACAGAACCAAACCAAACCCTAAAAATAGGGAAACTAGCCGCCCAAACAGGTCTCTATCCCCTGCTTGAATATGAAAATGGTGAACTCACTAAGGCCATGAAAGTCGGAGATAAAAATCCAAAAGTAGAAGAATATCTAAAAACCCAAGGAAGATTCGCTCACCTCTTCAAAACAAAACAAGGCAAGGAACAAATTAAATATATTCAAGAACTAGCGAATAAAAATATTGAGAAATACGGATTGAAATAA
- the rpoC gene encoding DNA-directed RNA polymerase subunit beta', with translation MINPIKTTDFDAIKLKLASPEDILDWSHGQISKPETINYRTQKPEKDGLFCEKIFGPSKDWECYCGKYKKIRYKGIVCDKCGVEVTRSIVRRERMGHISLQSPATHIWFLRGISSKIGLILDLTMQAMEKVVYFASFIVTDVNEDLKNATLDQIKQEFKSKKKSIDSEFNKQISEIKGKKTKLVEAGTEKVDVENEIEKEIISLGKIKDEKMESLNDALDQAQKELKELKPLLIISENSYQNLSLKYGHIFEAGIGAEAIRELLSRIDLKKTGKLVSDQLEICIDSKREKLMRRLKLIKSLEANNVKPEWMVLKEIPVIPPDLRPMVALDGGRFATSDLNDLYRRVINRNNRLKQLIDLNAPEVICRNEKRMLQEAVDALIDNSSRASKTVTASTGQKRQLKSLADSLKGKQGRFRQNLLGKRIDYSGRSVIVVNPKLKLDQCGLPKIMALELFKPYVISKLIKEEIVHNVRSASRYIDAGHNEVYDILENITKDAFVLLNRAPTLHRLGIQAFKPTLIEGKAIQIHPLVCAAFNADFDGDQMAVHVPLTKEAKDEARDIMLSTHNLLKPATGDPIVAPGQDIVWGAFYLTQIDETDGDDKKYKYFANELEVKLAYQTRKITLHAPIKVRTKDKGIIIATAGRVMYNEILPERLRFVNEVVGKGGLRDVIKNCLRFYGEERTVKLVDELKNMAFAIITKSGLSWGMDDLPYFEEKDHLINDAQEEVEKIQEQFDDGLLTNSERYSKVIEIWTNTKEKVTAICKRNLPTDGPVYSMIESGARGSWAQLTQILGMKGLVTSPSGDIIELPVRGNFKRGFDVLEYFISTHGVRKGLSDTALRTANAGYLTRRLVDVAQDVIISEDDCKDTEGVILTKKESDEMNYELKKRIVGRYLAADLVNAKGKVLVKKDELITEDIIDVIADEDIQEARVRSILSCKVDRGACAKCYGYDLGYNKPVKIGVAVGTIAAQSIGEPGTQLTMRTFHTGGVAGSDDITQGLPRVEEIFETRPPKRKALIADVAGTISIEEASRTIEDENGKVIVSSGLGKILKINYKGEENDKFYFSELMEKNKEATPKILVEDGEKAKKGQDLFKVGRKIQKADGAGIVTIAEKYIKISGDAKKVKEFIIPKGMAIKVKEGDLVTIGDQLTDGSLDLRQLFTLSGRLATQKYIIKEIQEVYSSQGQPLNDKHVEIIVRQMFSRSFVKDPNKTDLLPGDIVEKSVLNRANSKVAKKEDQAKVNELLLGITKASLTTDSFLSAASFQETARVLIEAAVSGKIDYLEGLKENIIIGRLIPAGTGYHKREERKVY, from the coding sequence ATGATAAATCCAATCAAAACAACAGACTTTGATGCTATCAAATTGAAGCTAGCGTCACCTGAGGATATCCTCGACTGGTCTCACGGTCAGATTTCAAAGCCTGAGACTATTAATTATAGAACACAAAAACCAGAAAAAGATGGACTCTTTTGCGAGAAGATTTTCGGTCCTTCAAAAGACTGGGAGTGTTATTGTGGAAAGTACAAAAAAATTCGGTATAAAGGAATAGTATGTGATAAGTGTGGTGTTGAAGTTACTAGAAGCATTGTTAGACGTGAAAGAATGGGACATATTAGTCTTCAGTCTCCAGCTACACATATTTGGTTCCTACGTGGTATTTCTTCAAAAATTGGTTTAATACTCGACCTTACCATGCAAGCCATGGAAAAAGTGGTTTATTTCGCTAGCTTTATAGTTACTGACGTTAATGAAGATTTGAAGAATGCTACTTTGGATCAGATTAAACAGGAATTCAAATCAAAGAAGAAATCTATCGATAGTGAGTTTAATAAACAGATTAGTGAAATTAAAGGAAAGAAAACCAAGCTTGTGGAAGCAGGAACTGAGAAGGTTGATGTAGAGAATGAGATAGAAAAAGAAATTATTTCTTTGGGCAAAATAAAAGATGAAAAGATGGAGAGTCTTAATGATGCTCTTGATCAAGCTCAGAAGGAATTGAAAGAATTAAAACCTCTTTTAATAATTTCTGAAAATTCTTATCAAAACTTAAGTTTGAAATACGGTCATATTTTTGAAGCAGGCATTGGCGCGGAAGCGATTAGAGAATTATTATCAAGAATTGATCTTAAAAAGACAGGGAAATTAGTATCCGATCAATTAGAGATATGCATTGACTCTAAAAGAGAGAAGTTAATGAGAAGACTGAAATTAATCAAGAGCCTTGAAGCAAACAATGTGAAGCCAGAATGGATGGTTCTGAAAGAGATTCCTGTAATTCCACCAGATTTGAGACCAATGGTTGCTCTTGATGGAGGAAGATTTGCTACATCTGATTTAAATGATTTATATAGAAGGGTAATTAATAGAAACAATCGTTTGAAACAATTGATAGACCTTAACGCACCAGAAGTTATTTGTAGAAACGAAAAAAGGATGTTGCAAGAGGCTGTTGATGCTTTGATTGATAATTCAAGCAGAGCAAGCAAAACTGTTACAGCTTCGACTGGACAAAAAAGACAGTTGAAATCTCTAGCAGACTCATTGAAAGGTAAGCAGGGTAGGTTTAGACAGAATTTACTTGGAAAAAGAATTGATTATTCTGGACGTTCTGTTATTGTAGTTAATCCTAAATTGAAATTAGACCAATGTGGTCTTCCAAAGATAATGGCTCTAGAATTATTTAAGCCTTATGTAATTTCAAAATTAATTAAAGAAGAAATAGTTCACAATGTTAGGTCAGCTTCTAGATATATTGATGCAGGACATAATGAGGTTTACGATATTTTGGAAAACATTACCAAAGATGCTTTTGTTCTCCTTAACCGTGCTCCCACCTTGCATAGGCTTGGAATCCAAGCTTTCAAGCCAACATTGATTGAAGGTAAAGCTATTCAGATTCACCCTCTAGTGTGTGCAGCATTTAATGCTGACTTTGATGGCGATCAAATGGCTGTTCATGTTCCACTTACCAAAGAAGCAAAAGACGAAGCTCGTGACATTATGCTTTCTACTCATAACTTATTAAAACCAGCGACTGGTGACCCTATTGTTGCTCCTGGTCAAGATATCGTTTGGGGAGCTTTTTACTTAACTCAAATTGACGAGACTGATGGAGATGATAAGAAGTACAAATATTTTGCGAATGAACTTGAAGTAAAACTAGCTTATCAAACTAGAAAAATTACCCTGCATGCTCCTATTAAAGTAAGAACAAAAGATAAGGGAATAATCATTGCTACAGCTGGTAGAGTGATGTACAACGAGATACTTCCTGAAAGATTACGTTTTGTTAACGAGGTTGTTGGAAAGGGTGGTCTTAGGGATGTTATCAAAAACTGTTTACGTTTTTACGGAGAAGAAAGAACTGTTAAATTGGTTGATGAATTAAAGAATATGGCTTTCGCAATTATTACAAAGAGTGGACTTTCTTGGGGGATGGACGATCTTCCTTACTTTGAAGAAAAAGACCATCTTATCAATGATGCTCAAGAAGAAGTTGAAAAAATTCAAGAACAGTTTGATGACGGACTTCTTACAAACTCTGAAAGATATTCAAAAGTTATTGAGATTTGGACAAATACAAAAGAAAAAGTTACAGCTATTTGTAAAAGAAACTTACCAACAGACGGCCCAGTGTATTCTATGATTGAATCTGGTGCTCGTGGTTCATGGGCTCAGCTAACGCAAATTCTAGGAATGAAAGGTCTTGTGACTTCACCTTCTGGAGATATTATTGAATTGCCAGTACGTGGAAACTTTAAAAGAGGTTTTGATGTATTGGAATACTTTATTTCTACTCATGGTGTACGTAAAGGTCTATCAGATACAGCGTTGCGTACTGCTAACGCTGGTTATCTGACCAGACGTTTAGTTGATGTAGCTCAAGATGTTATTATTTCTGAAGATGATTGTAAAGATACAGAAGGAGTTATATTGACCAAAAAAGAAAGTGATGAAATGAATTACGAGTTAAAGAAAAGAATTGTTGGTCGTTATCTAGCAGCTGATTTGGTTAATGCTAAGGGCAAGGTGCTTGTTAAAAAAGATGAACTTATTACAGAAGATATTATTGATGTTATTGCAGATGAAGATATTCAAGAAGCAAGGGTCAGATCAATTTTAAGTTGTAAGGTTGATAGAGGAGCATGTGCTAAATGTTATGGTTACGATCTTGGATATAACAAGCCAGTTAAGATTGGTGTGGCCGTTGGAACAATAGCCGCTCAATCTATTGGTGAGCCTGGAACACAGCTTACTATGAGAACTTTCCATACTGGTGGTGTTGCTGGTTCAGATGATATTACTCAAGGTTTACCTCGTGTTGAAGAAATTTTTGAGACAAGACCTCCTAAGAGAAAAGCCTTAATTGCCGATGTCGCTGGAACAATTTCTATTGAAGAGGCTTCAAGAACAATTGAAGATGAAAATGGAAAGGTAATTGTTTCAAGTGGACTAGGTAAAATTTTGAAAATTAACTACAAAGGAGAAGAAAATGATAAATTTTATTTCTCTGAGTTAATGGAAAAAAATAAAGAAGCTACTCCAAAGATTCTTGTTGAAGATGGAGAAAAAGCCAAGAAAGGTCAAGATTTGTTTAAGGTTGGTAGAAAAATTCAAAAGGCTGACGGAGCAGGGATTGTTACAATAGCAGAAAAGTATATAAAGATTAGTGGTGATGCAAAAAAAGTAAAAGAGTTTATTATTCCGAAAGGGATGGCTATCAAGGTCAAGGAAGGTGATTTAGTTACTATTGGTGATCAATTGACTGACGGAAGTCTTGATTTAAGACAACTTTTTACTTTGAGTGGAAGACTTGCAACTCAAAAATATATTATTAAGGAAATTCAAGAAGTTTATTCTTCTCAAGGACAACCGCTAAATGATAAACACGTTGAGATTATTGTTAGACAGATGTTTTCTAGGAGTTTTGTAAAAGATCCTAACAAGACAGATTTATTGCCAGGGGATATCGTTGAAAAATCAGTATTGAATAGAGCTAATTCAAAAGTAGCGAAGAAAGAAGATCAGGCTAAAGTTAATGAACTGTTACTTGGTATTACAAAAGCTTCACTGACTACAGACTCATTCCTTTCAGCAGCTTCATTCCAAGAAACAGCGAGAGTATTGATTGAAGCAGCAGTTAGTGGAAAGATTGATTATCTTGAAGGACTTAAAGAAAATATTATTATCGGAAGATTGATTCCAGCAGGAACAGGATATCACAAAAGAGAAGAAAGAAAGGTTTATTAA